The Cryptococcus gattii WM276 chromosome B, complete sequence genome has a segment encoding these proteins:
- a CDS encoding Hypothetical protein (Similar to TIGR gene model, INSD accession AAW41804.1; CNB01050) translates to MAPRQPVAGPSKPKHSQQPAVQSPPPPAAVSAFNSTRTLFALASPVLGQADKVQVWDVAGDRVISEWEVVGASKASSVCFTTVPSDAASKKKKRRKSGSAHGAEEEVVLVTTSKSHLLVLSTKQTEPLRILDLPAPVTAAWSEERASVLATASSLLVLSADASSISHTFTLPSSLSSPSAITILPTSTTESLHVLVASSLVVTLHLELATQEVTFVSSPLPASTSSISSLLPLPLTEQGASFLVVSEDDRTISQYTLTSPQSLARLSYRYASPTLSSAHSISVDPDLLAVLHESGEISLFRLPSELDLSRPQSDAKPSTVKVVEGKEERTARLCRVAFAPVDDGASGALLCGRLTGGGRVKWSRAIYELPEGGLRPSTVVKVEAQELVGGSSTSETVPIQRFVAPNTVNEAAPEDVDEVPVSQLPSDVNMAELSLGERMLAPASQEADSGNKPAASSAGITLDGPVNAASLTRVLVQALHTSDPALLTLCLSHRNPVLIRNTIRKMPPQLALPLLKACVERLGQGKGANKRGGGRGAAQNEQQGRGTVEWVKGVLVERGSILMTMPSLPVHLASLSQLLQTRLELNQPLQSLSGRLDLALAQITMRRIAAEQALENAKNGGQKGGEGEIYVEGESEDEDEDIIEVGEDDGEIEDIDMGGLSESDESEEEEDEEEESDEDPLDSGSDNDLLDLQAEESGSDDEEESEDED, encoded by the exons ATGGCTCCTCGTCAGCCAGTCGCTGGCCCCTCGAAGCCGAAGCATTCGCAGCAGCCTGCAGTCCAAtcacctccacctcctgCGGCAGTTTCGGCATTCAACTCCACTCGCACCTTGTTTGCTCTAGCTTCTCCTGTTTTGGGGCAAGCCGACAAGGTTCAAGTTTGGGATGTTGCGGGCGACCGTGTAATATCTGAGTGGGAAGTAGTTGGTGCTAGCAAGGCTTCCTCTGTTTGCTTTACTACAGTGCCATCCGACGCCGCTAGTAAGAAAAAGAAGCGAAGAAAGTCTGGCTCGGCTCATGGCgctgaggaagaagtaGTCCTCGTGACAACATCAAAGAGCCACCTTTTGGTCCTGTCCACTAAGCAAACAGAACCTTTACGAATCCTTGATCTTCCAGCTCCTGTAACTGCGGCCTGGTCTGAAGAACGAGCATCCGTACTGGCAACTgcttcctctcttcttgttTTATCGGCGGATGCCTCCAGTATCTCACACACTTTCactcttccatcttccctctcatctccttctGCCATCACCATTCTTCCTACATCGACCACTGAATCACTGCATGTACTCGTTGCCTCCTCGCTTGTCGTCACTCTGCACCTGGAGCTCGCGACTCAGGAGGTGACTTTCGTCTCGTCGCCGCTCCCTGCATCTacctcttccatctcttcactcctccctcttcctctcaCAGAGCAAGGTGCTTCATTCCTTGTTGTGTCGGAAGATGACCGCACAATATCTCAATACACCCTTACATCGCCTCAGTCCCTTGCCAGACTTTCATACCGCTACGCCTCGCCTACACTCTCTTCTGCTCACTCAATTTCGGTTGATCCAGATCTTCTCGCCGTATTGCACGAGTCTGGGGAGATTTCTCTTTTTCGCCTTCCATCTGAACTTGATCTTTCTCGCCCTCAGTCAGATGCGAAGCCCAGTACTGTGAAGGTTGTtgaagggaaagaagaacGTACAGCCAGATTGTGTCGCGTTGCCTTTGCCCCCGTAGACGATGGGGCATCGGGTGCATTGCTTTGCGGAAGATTGACAGGAGGAGGTCGTGTCAAATGGTCTCGCGCAATCTACGAGCTTCCGGAGGGCGGCCTGAGACCTTCTACGGTCGTCAAAGTTGAAGCTCAAGAATTAGTCGGAGGTTCATCAACGTCAGAG ACCGTTCCTATACAACGTTTTGTTGCGCCCAATACGGTCAATGAAGCTGCTCCCGAAGATGTTGACGAGGTCCCTGTCTCCCAGTTGCCCTCTGATGTCAACATGGCTGAACTCTCCCTCGGTGAACGTATGCTTGCCCCAGCTTCACAAGAAGCCGACAGTGGGAACAAGCCGGCAGCCTCTTCAGCTGGCATTACTCTTGACGGTCCTGTTAACGCAGCCTCCCTCACTCGTGTTCTCGTTCAGGCTCTCCACACATCGGATCCCGCTCTTCTAACATTATGTCTGTCCCATCGCAACCCGGTTCTTATTCGCAACACCATCAGAAAAATGCCTCCTCAGCTggctcttcctcttctgaAAGCCTGCGTGGAACGACTGGGCCAAGGCAAGGGCGCCAACAAACGAGGTGGAGGCCGTGGTGCGGCGCAGAACGAACAGCAAGGCCGTGGCACCGTTGAATGGGTGAAGGGTGTGCTTGTTGAACGCGGCTCTATCCTCATGACCATGCCTTCTTTACCTGTCCACCTTGCTTCGTTGTCTCAGCTGCTTCAAACTCGATTGGAGCTTAACCAGCCTTTGCAAAGCCTTTCTGGCCGTTTGGATCTTGCTCTTGCCCAGATTACGATGCGTCGTATCGCTGCGGAGCAGGCTCTGGAGAATGCCAAGAACGGCGGTCAGAAAGGCGGTGAAGGTGAGATATATGTTGAAGGCGAAAgtgaagacgaagatgaagatatCATCGAAGTTGGCGAAGACGACGGTGAAATTGAGGACATTGATATGGGTGGATTGAGTGAAAGCGACGAgagtgaagaggaagaggatgaagaggaagaatCAGATGAGGATCCCCTTGATTCTGGCTCGGATAATGATCTACTAGATCTCCAAGCTGAAGAAAGCGGAAgtgacgatgaagaagaaagtgaagatgaggattAG
- a CDS encoding ATP-dependent RNA helicase of the DEAD-box family involved in ribosomal biogenesis, putative; Dbp3p (Similar to TIGR gene model, INSD accession AAW41805.1), which translates to MNTESSSIGCGWPKKGWKERLTLLFYYERDRCNGEKRWNENLDGAEIWLACQAQTGRQFVLCIFIGDFIPGKVAATSYNVLCTLSHGNAHSSVHPTMSTKPHSTTNKRKRTSNAHDEAPAKRVPEASSSKVTLDNSQTASTTSTDAVLGARSAPGIAYERVPFSTLNLSPPTTAAIERMGFETMTEVQARTIPPLLAGKDVLGAARTGSGKTMAFLVPSVELLSTLRFKPVNGTGVIIISPTRELALQIFGVAKELMQDHSQTFGVLMGGANRKAEADKLVKGVNLIVATPGRLLDHLQNTKGFVFKNLKALVIDEADRILEIGFEEEMKQIIKLLPSENRQSMLFSATQTTKVTDLARISLRPGPLYINVDETKEASTADMLEQGYVVCESDQRFMLLFTFLKKNLKKKVIVFFSSCNSVKYHAELLNYIDVPVLDLHGKQKQQKRTNTFFEFINAPAGILLCTDVAARGLDIPKVDWIIQFDPPDDPRDYIHRVGRTARAGKSGKSLLFLLPSELGFLRFLKVAKVPLNEYQFPQKKVADVQKQLESLISKNHYLNTSARDGYRSYLQAYASYSLKKIFDVNKLDLAKVGKAFGFSVPPKVNISVGSIKAKKSRDEDESSDDDGQPKKAYYRNRGRK; encoded by the exons ATGAACACAGAGTCATCCTCGATTGGATGTGGTTGGCCAAAGAAAGGATGGAAGGAAAGACTCACTTTATTATTTTACTATGAAAGAGATAGATGCaatggagagaagagatggaatgAGAATTTGGACGGCGCAGAAATTTGGCTGGCATGTCAGGCACAGACGGGTCGACAATTTGTTTTGTGTATATTTATTGGTGATTTTATCCCAGGAAAAGTTGCGGCAACAAGTTACAATGTTCTTTGCACTCTATCTCACGGTAACGCACACAGTTCCGTACACCCCACCATGTCCACAAAGCCTCACTCCACCACAAACAAGCGGAAGCGCACCTCAAATGCCCACGATGAGGCCCCCGCAAAGCGTGTCCCAGAGGCATCCTCCTCAAAAGTCACTCTCGACAACTCCCAGACTGCTTCAACCACTTCCACCGATGCTGTACTCGGCGCCAGATCCGCTCCAGGCATTGCCTACGAGCGGGTCCCCTTCTCCACTCTCAACCTTTCTCCCCCTACCACAGCTGCCATCGAGCGTATGGGTTTCGAGACAATGACAGAGGTTCAGGCCAGGACTATCCCTCCTTTGTTGGCTGGTAAAGATGTACTGGGTGCAGCGAGGACTGGCAGCGGAAAGACCATGGCGTTCTTGGTTCCCAGCGTTGAGCTTCTGAGCACTTTGAGATTCAAGCCCGTCAATG GAACCGGTGTCATTATCATCTCTCCTACGAGAGAACTCGCTCTCCAGATCTTCGGTGTTGCGAAGGAGCTCATGCAAGACCACTCACAAACATTTGGTGTTCTCATGGGTGGTGCGAACCGGAAGGCAGAGGCCGACAAGCTGGTCAAGGGCGTCAACCTCATCGTTGCTACTCCCGGTAGACTTCTTGATCATTTGCAG AACACGAAAGGATTTGTTTTCAAGAACCTCAAGGCCCTTGTAATTGACGAGGCTGATCGAATCTTGGAAATTGGTTtcgaagaagaaatgaaaCAGATTATCAAACTCCTTCCTTCTG AAAATCGTCAATCAATGCTCTTCTCCGCTACTCAAACCACCAAGGTCACTGATCTCGCCCGTATCTCCCTTCGCCCAGGTCCGCTCTACATCAATGTCGATGAAACTAAGGAAGCTAGTACTGCAGACATGCTTGAACAGGGCTACGTCGTATGCGAGTCAGATCAAAGATTCATGCTTCTATTTACTTTCCTCAAGAAGAATTTAAAGAAGAAGGTTATTGTCTTTTTCTCCAGCTGTAACTCTGTCAAGTACCATGCGGAACTATTAAATTATATTGATGTCCCCGTCTTGGACCTTCAT GGTAAACAAAAGCAACAGAAGCGTACAAACACTTTCTTTGAGTTCATCAATGCCCCTGCTGGTATCCTCCTCTGCACCGACGTCGCTGCACGTGGTCTCGACATCCCCAAGGTTGACTGGATCATCCAGTTCGACCCGCCTGATGACCCCCGAGACTACATCCACCGTGTCGGCCGTACTGCACGTGCAGGCAAATCTGGAAAgtctctccttttccttttgCCTAGCGAGCTTGGCTTCCTTCGCTTCCTCAAGGTTGCCAAAGTTCCTCTCAACGAGTATCAGTTCCCTCAGAAAAAAGTTGCAGATGTGCAGAAGCAGCTCGAGAGCCTGATTTCCAAGAACCATTACCTCAACACGTCAGCGAGGGATGGATACAGGTCTTACCTTCAAGCCTATGCGTCTTACTCTCTTAAAAAGATCTTTGATGTTAACAAGCTCGATCTTGCCAAGGTTGGCAAGGCGTTCGGTTTCTCTGTGCCTCCAAAGGTCAACATCTCTGTGGGATCCATCAAGGCGAAAAAGAGTagagatgaggatgaaagcagtgatgatgatggtcAACCCAAAAAGGCCTACTATAGAAACCGGGGCAGGAAATGA